In the Spirochaetia bacterium 38H-sp genome, GCACGATTCGCTTTTTTTTGGAATATTTTCGGCAGCCAGACGAGAACCTCGGCTTTATAATAAAACTTGTTCCAGATAAGACTAACATCTATCTATTTGAAACTTTTTTTAATTTTACCATGGGGCAGGTTCTTAATTTTCTTATGATTATAGCAGGTGTTGTGATTATGTTTGCACTTCGTAACAGGCATAGAAATAAGCTTTTAAGTCAATAGACCGAACGGCAACAAGCTTTGCCTTGTTGCCTTTTTTGTTTGCAAAAAAGGGGAACCTGGCAGAGCCGGGGTCCCCGTTCGGTATAAAATTATACAGAATAAAGACGTTTTGCTTTTTTTAGGCGTTTTCTTGATGCTCGGATTTCGTCGTCATAGTTTTCTATGACTTGTCTCAACTTTTCTTTTAATGTGTTATAGCCAAATTCTTTCTTAGCTATTCTAAAGTTTTGCTCTATGATTTCTTGTTTTTCACTGGGGTGAGTTAGAATGTGGTGTATTTCTTCCAGTATATGTTCTGGTATTACCAGATGGCCGTCATCGTCATATATGTTTCTTATTTCTATGTTATTAAGCCCGGGAACTTTTATGTCTGTCTTGTAGACAAGGTATGTAGTGGTTACTACCGGAACTTTTGCGGCCAGTGCCTCAAGGAGGGCATTGCCAAAGCCTTCCCAAACCGGCAGATAGGTAACGAGGTCGGCATGAACCAGAACGTCACGGTTGGTATATATTTTTTTCCCATCTCTGTTTGTGCTGCGTGTTGCTCCTACCCTGTCAGATATAAGGTGTAGTTTTACATTGTTTTTTTCTGCTAATGCTCGGATTTGTGCTACGTAATCATCATCCGGCTCGTCTCCCTGGTATAGAGAGATTATATACTGCACTTTTTCTTGGTACTTGGGGTATTTTTCTTGTAGTGCGGCTATTAGTCTGACCGAGTCTTCTATGCGTTTTCTTCTTACTATTCTTGTGGGCTGTACTATGAGTATGTCGTCTTCTTTAAAGCCAAGCTCTGTTCTAAAATCTGCATTGTAATCGTCTATAACTGGTGGGTTATCAAAGTCTTCACAGTTGGGGATTACATGTGGATGAACGCGTTTTATGGACGAAAGAATATGGGCTGCATAGCTCGATATTACCGCATGTTCCAGTCCTATATCAGAGGGAGGCATTATATTGTTGAGGAGATTTTCTATCTTGTTATTGCTAAATCGGCTTCTTTCCCACCAGAAATCATGGTGATGAAAAATTGTAGCAAGCCTTTTTGAGGTTGCAACGTGATGAGTTGCAATTCCTCCCAGTAGAGTCATTGGCATTGCATTTGTATTTTCGGCTATGATTACGTCTATATCATATTGTTTTACAACATCATAAAGCTGTTCTCCAAGCTCAAGACCTTCTCTCATGCATTCTTCTATATAGTTTTTTAATTTTTGTTCTGTTATGTACACGGGGATTTTATTGAGATAGGGGAAGAATATTTTTTCATAATGTCTTTGAGCAGGCGAGTCAAATCTGAGAGCAGGCATGGTAACCTGTTGATCCTTTTTTACACCTGGTACAGGGTCTCTGTATTTTCCTGCTATCGTAACTATCTCATGTCCCATTGATTTTAGAGCAGATATCCATTTTTCTACTTCCAGGGATACTCCGTCAACATCACCCAGTTTTCCACTTATAAAGGCTATTCTAAAATTATCCACATAATCCTCCTGATTTTGTGGCAAAAACTCAATTGTTAATTTATACTCAAAATATAATCTAATTTAAAGGAGTTCTTATGAAGGTTTTGCTTGTTTATTATTCTCATACGGGCTCAGTAGAAAAGATAGCTTCTTTTATAAAAGGAAAATATTCCGTGGATACTCTTGAGATAGAACCTAAGAAAAAAATTCCTACTTCCGGTTTTTTTATGTTTATGCTGGGAGGTTACGAGGCCATATTTAAAAAAGCTCCTCCATTAAAAAACCCGGAAATAAATCCAGGAGATTATGATCTCATTATTGTTGGTAGTCCAGTATGGGCTGGAAGAATTTCTTCTCCTGTTTATTCTTTTATAAAACGATATGGTTTTTCGGAGAAAAAGTGTGCTGTTTTTTGCTGCTATGCTGGCAATCCCGGTAACAGCCTGTCTGAGTTATCAGACTTATTGGAAGAGCGAGGTAACCATATTATAAGTATTGCTGGTTTTAAGCAAAAGGATTTGGAGACAGAGTTGGAAAAACGGGTATCGGAGTGGCTTGATTCTATTATGTGATATGTCCGGATTTAAATTTGGCATACTTAGCAGTATAGCAAGGCTCATCGGTGACTTTTTTTATCTTGACATAGATAAAAAAGACTATTTGCAATCTATACAGCCTCCTCTTCTTATAATTTCAAACCATGTTTCCAATTTTGATCCTGTTTTTATAAATCTTGCTTTTCCTGAGCTGATACGCTTTGTTGCATCTGATTCCATATTCAGAAGCTTTTTGCATAGAAAGATATTTTCTTTTCTCGATATTATTCCTATAACCAAGGGAATACCCGATGCAGGTACTTTGCGAGGGATTTTTGATGCTAAAAAAAACAGACGTTTTTCCGCTATTTTTGCAGAAGGACAAGCCAGTTGGGACGGTGTTAATCTCCCTCTTGCTTCCGGTACACTTAGGCTCATAATGGGATTAAAGCTTCCCATATTGGTTCTCAATATAGCGGGTGCTTTTCTTGCTGCCGGGAGATGGAGGAAGCAATCAGAACGGGGAGAGGTTACGATTATGCCGTCAGGTTATATAGATAGCAAAGAACTTGCAGCATATGATGAAAAGACATTGGGGGAGAAGCTGGAAGGTTTGCTTGCTCATGACGAGTGGGATTGGCAAAAAAGAAACAAAAAACTGTTAAGGGGAAAAAGAGCGGAATATATGGAAAGGTCTCTTTATCTTTGTCCAGTATGCTTTTCTGATTCTTCTCTTTTTTCTATAGGTCATGACCTTGTATGTAAAAAGTGTGGAATGAAAGTGTTTATCAATCCTTATGGTTTTTTTGAGTCTTCACAGATTGATTTTAAAACCATGAGAGATTGGAATATTTGGCAAAAGACGTTTCTTATTGAGTTTCTTAGAGAACGCTATAAGGAAAATAAATCTCTTCTTTCTCCCGAAAATTGTACTGTTTCTTACGGCCCCATAAGGCATGTTTCTGCCTTTACTTATAAAGCTGTGCTTTCTCTAAAAAACGATGCTCTGGTTATGACCTCCAGTGAAAGTTCTCAGTTTTTTATGCTTAAAAACATAAGAGGTCTTAATATACAAAAAAATGAACGTATGGAGTTTATCCATAACAATACTCTTTATCGTATAAGTTTTTGGAATAAAAGAGTATCGGCGTTAAAATGGGTTGATGCAATATCAACATTATCCAACAGGAGTTTTTTATGAGTATTGATTGGACTTTTGCAATGGATATTGCTGTTCTGTCCCTTCTTTTATTGGGAGGGACTTTTTTGAAAAGGAAGGTCGGTTTTTTTAGAAAATTCCTTTTTCCCAATGCGATAATAGCAGGTTTTATAGGACTTTTACTTGGAAAGGATTTCCTGGGAATAATTGATATTCCAGAAGAAAGACTAGGAACTTATGTTTATCATCTTATGGCTGTTGGTTTTATTGCACTTGCCTTAAAAGAAAGAAAACAAGAGAGTATTCCCATAGTAGTAAAGACAGGTGCTTTTATTGTTTCTGGCTATCTTTTGCAAGGGATAATAGGTTTTGGATTGGGGCTTGCTTTACTATTCTTTATTCCCAATCTTTTTCCGCCATTTGGACTCTTGCTTCCTTTGGGGTTTGGGCAAGGGCCAGGGCAGGCTTTTTCAATAGGTTCCAGATGGGAAGCGCTTGGTTTTCCT is a window encoding:
- a CDS encoding glycosyltransferase family 4 protein, which gives rise to MDNFRIAFISGKLGDVDGVSLEVEKWISALKSMGHEIVTIAGKYRDPVPGVKKDQQVTMPALRFDSPAQRHYEKIFFPYLNKIPVYITEQKLKNYIEECMREGLELGEQLYDVVKQYDIDVIIAENTNAMPMTLLGGIATHHVATSKRLATIFHHHDFWWERSRFSNNKIENLLNNIMPPSDIGLEHAVISSYAAHILSSIKRVHPHVIPNCEDFDNPPVIDDYNADFRTELGFKEDDILIVQPTRIVRRKRIEDSVRLIAALQEKYPKYQEKVQYIISLYQGDEPDDDYVAQIRALAEKNNVKLHLISDRVGATRSTNRDGKKIYTNRDVLVHADLVTYLPVWEGFGNALLEALAAKVPVVTTTYLVYKTDIKVPGLNNIEIRNIYDDDGHLVIPEHILEEIHHILTHPSEKQEIIEQNFRIAKKEFGYNTLKEKLRQVIENYDDEIRASRKRLKKAKRLYSV
- a CDS encoding flavodoxin family protein; protein product: MKVLLVYYSHTGSVEKIASFIKGKYSVDTLEIEPKKKIPTSGFFMFMLGGYEAIFKKAPPLKNPEINPGDYDLIIVGSPVWAGRISSPVYSFIKRYGFSEKKCAVFCCYAGNPGNSLSELSDLLEERGNHIISIAGFKQKDLETELEKRVSEWLDSIM
- a CDS encoding lysophospholipid acyltransferase family protein gives rise to the protein MSGFKFGILSSIARLIGDFFYLDIDKKDYLQSIQPPLLIISNHVSNFDPVFINLAFPELIRFVASDSIFRSFLHRKIFSFLDIIPITKGIPDAGTLRGIFDAKKNRRFSAIFAEGQASWDGVNLPLASGTLRLIMGLKLPILVLNIAGAFLAAGRWRKQSERGEVTIMPSGYIDSKELAAYDEKTLGEKLEGLLAHDEWDWQKRNKKLLRGKRAEYMERSLYLCPVCFSDSSLFSIGHDLVCKKCGMKVFINPYGFFESSQIDFKTMRDWNIWQKTFLIEFLRERYKENKSLLSPENCTVSYGPIRHVSAFTYKAVLSLKNDALVMTSSESSQFFMLKNIRGLNIQKNERMEFIHNNTLYRISFWNKRVSALKWVDAISTLSNRSFL